The genomic segment TAGTCATACTAGCGCACACCATAGTgtcatgtaaatatgtaatagagTAACCTGGGGTATAATGGTGCACCTAACATTTAACAGCTGTTATGTGGTAGTAGGTATACAcgttttagaaatattgttatattgttttcctatcataaatattatgtagatttcaATTTTCCAGTCAAAAGTTGATTTTACCAAAGCAAATCCcaaaaattctatataattagaaattataacaaatgcATCCTTTTACCCCAtgctaaattaattcataaaaatctattttattaaataatgattgttacctattttatttttatcaaatagtaagatataaatataaataatttgcatGCATGATATAAAAgtccctaatataatatataattaatacagtattagtattaaatattaagtcaaagtaatttttttaagtataattattcaataaatattacataatatcatataatcatttgttaataaatcatagatataatgtACCCATTAGGtagttcaaataaattaataaataaatagatagatataattaaattttcagacattaaatttaaaatcagaaaaattaaatgtttataatagtaggtaatcaataatcatgtaAGAAATACTGCGCACTTTTACCCCAAAACCCGCTAAACCATTTTACCCCAATATGATTTTCTGCATAAACAATATTGTAGTATATTCAgttgttatcatattaatattttactagtatTGACGTTTAGTAGTCACCTACTTGTcctaaatgaatatattatataaaagcaaAACCTAACGTGTCGTTATATAgtacaaattactaattatatactactcaagtattataatagaagatgaataaaattaatactttgcCTCATATTGCCGCCAAAACTTCATCTActgctgaaaaaatattttattgcatttggCTTTGatgacataatcataataacaaaaatgtttgaccagatagcaattattaaataataaattacttatacacTACACAATAGTTCATTTTCCCCCCCTTGCGCCATTATACCACAGGTTACTCTAGGtagctatttaaaataaaaatgaaatttcttcaatgtttggaaggaacgagttccaagagaaacggattcctggaatgaattcctttttataaaaaaagaacgagaaaatgaactagttctttttttaaggaaaaataacaaaattgttcgttcctttctagttccaataatttacacagataagtaagtatgtaaaaattgaaatgaagatatttttttaatgtgtataatgtatattcctaattagtgattgttatcgagtatcgatgttaagacaatcgacatacgttagccaaaaatttaagaaaaaatctcaaaatatataataatatattgcataaacatataaGATATGTccctacttgtagttatatattataaataaaaattaaagaagtatgcataatacgaaaaaaaaacattaatggttaataagaatttttattttatttggaactaaaaaaggaactcgttcatttttcaAAGGAACAACAAAGgaacaaattcttttttttaaggaacaaggaacagaacgaattcctttttttaaaaaaagaacgaggaacggaacgaattcctttttataaggaactagCCAAACActgaatttcttattaaatctaATAACAATTGTGAAATGGCAACTAGGATAATATAGAGTATAGCGTACTTTTGATAACgacattattacaaataataagaatataatatgatagttgcCAGTTGTATACCAAAAGGCAAAGCTAATAAATTATGGACTAAatcataatcaaatattaaattttaagtcgACGGTTACACATGTGCATACTCATATGcatcatacattataaattaaatatacgatatatcaacctgcctaaatataatattcacattataattaattataattcttgAGTCTTTCACAATTGCCAATTTAATTTGTAtctgattaatttaattatttgtacctGTATAGCTGTAAGTAATGATGTtcaccattttattttataaaacagatATGGTACTTGTTAATCTAATACCTACtccaatattacattatttacaccTATTTTTGCTCAGTGCTCACAGTGATTTTTAGGttcttcttttttaataatacgattctatgtttatcaataattaagcTAACCTGTTGTAATTATGGTATACAATTAGGTAGTTAGATAATTAACTAGTAGTTAGGTACGTATTacgggcgattgtaaactcggcatgtgtttttttcaggtaaaaatgatTTGAGTGTAAACTCGGCCCGATTAAAAATTTAGCATTTATAACAAACCATTTAGCATTACCCAGAGGGCACCGTGGTTCTCATCCtccaaaatttattttcattttcacattattcaaaatataaaattcgttaaaatgttactataagcacattaataaatatatagtagtgCCGTAaccaaactatttttttgtatttctagTTTTATTTGATCATTATTCCTTTATATgacataaatattcataaaacaaattgGGGGGGAGGCACTTCCACACAGTGGCCCCTGGCTACGGCACAGGCACAAACCGGTATCCGAGTCATAggaaaatattacacaatcCGCGTTCCGTTCACTGGTTGACTGATGTTAtatagaaaaaacattttttatcacttatcaataaAGCGTATATTATCTTTAGAATATTGTAAACTATCGTCCCACAAgccaatcatttttttatataataacaataatattacagcaaGCACGATCTAGGTGATTCACATTTCGTGAACAATTTGTTTGTTAATTGTGATGTTTCTTTTTGccaacaataaaacatttctcGAAAACGCCATTGGGAGTGGAACTAAATAACTCGTGGTCGCGATAAACGTTGTTTATTTAGGTGTTTACAGTAGCGATAAGACGATGTGGAATCAGCAGGCTGTAGTATCGTGTATGCAtagataagtaataagtatattatagcaAAATGTGTTATATCTAAGTTCAGTTTCTGAAGTTGAATTCGAAGCATCATTTCAATCCTTTCGCcggtagaaaatatattttttatcagttatcattaacagtaaagtgtatattattattattaaaattatgtccCGTTGTCAAacgcagttattttttttataatatgacgtgttcCTATGACGTGCACCCTCACATCGTACGATCGCCTTCCGCGactaaattttactttttaccgacaaacataaaactaataacataaaaatcttACAAAAACGCCCATTGGCATAGAAAAAGTTACTAGTTGTGGCAccaataataaagaatattttattattataatataatattatattctaattcttTAATATTGTCGActaaatacaacataaaatattttcagcgGATTATCGACGTCAAAATTATTGGGAAAAATTCAAAGATCAACCAGAGAGGTTTCGAGAATCCAAAAAAATCTGATTTCAAGTTCGAAACTCCCAAttccaaaattttgaaaatccgaAATCCAAAACtcttaaaattttgaaaatctaaatttaccaaaatccaaaaatttcaaattttgaaaattcaataacaGATTTCGGTTTACTTAATCTTTGCATAActacgataatttttttatgtgggCCGTTCCCGGTGGTACTGCAATACCGGGTCAACCCGCGGTGGAGCAGGAGCAAGCCCCAAAATCTCcaccaaatttgaaaaaattagtttaacattTGAACCTTTCAATGAAAGGTGTATCAGATGTTAAGCTGATAAGAACagagttatttatttgttaatgtttATGGTGAATACAGACATGGGGAGGACAAAAaacatggggggggggggtacaagTAGCGGAGGTTTTTTACTTATGAAATGACAAAAGGTTGTAATAGTGAACTGCATGACGATGGTGGAGGTGGGTCGTATGATCCAGCTCAGCCGTGCCTTGCTCGGACCCCACTTATGTGTTCGGTGAAGGCATCTCTAGAGTATCCGATGACTTCACTGACACATAGCTTCCACAAGAGCTTCGCGTAAGATCTGCTGCAAAGCTGTCTCACTAGCACATCGTTGGTCGGATCCCATGAGCCCAAAGAGCCAACAATGAACGGAAACCCTGTGACTTCCCCAGGGTGGTCATTTGCGATCTCCTTCCTTAGATCCTCATACTTGGCCCTCTTCTCAGCGGCAGCTTCTTCGAACGCCTTGATTCTATTGTCGAAGGGTACTGTGGCATCAATGATTAGTGTTGTGGTGCCCTTTCTGAGAACAAGGTCGGGCTGAGGCGTTGTACGCCAATCGCCTGGTTCTCAGACACGACCTCAAACTTCCCGGCCGCTGCTTTCTTCAACCTGGCCACCAGAGAGTTATGCCTGGCCATATAGAGGCTGGTGTACCGCATGCAATGGTTGACAACGTGGGCGAGGTTTTCTATATTATTCCCACACCGTCGACATCGGCGGTCACCAGTCCTCCAGGACGAGGACCCGTTCAGCGGCACCAGGTTCAGCCTTGCCCTATGCACGAACCTCCAGTCAGCAAATCGGCAGAAGTCGCCCACCCGGAGAAAGTGGCTGGACGCGGCGTGCGCAGCTACACATTCCATGGCCCTGCCTTGGTCCGGTTTATCGATGAGCGCCTGGCCCCTTGCAATTCGGTAATGGTCGCGTATAGTCTTCATGACTTCCCTCCTCTGCTTCGCGCGCAAGGTAGTTCCCGCATGGGAGATGGAGGGGGGGCCATCCAGGGACCAAGATGCAGTCAGTCTCCCGGAGGCGTTGCGGGCGCGGGACCAAACACTGGCAACTCNNNNNNNNNNNNNNNNNNNNNNNNNNNNNNNNNNNNNNNNNNNNNNNNNNNNNNNNNNNNNNNNNNNNNNNNNNNNNNNNNNNNNNNNNNNNNNNNNNNNCGTGGCTCGACGTGTCCAACGCGTTCGGGGCGATCCCCCACTTGGCGCTGGAGACCGCCATTGAAAACTGTGGGGCTGGCGAGGGGCTGCTCCAGATTGTACGAGACCTCTATAACGGCGCCACATCCTCTATCATTGTCGCCGAGGGGAAGACCCCCGACATCCCCGTTCAGTCCGGAATCCGTCAGGGATGCCCACTCAGTGGAATTCTGTTTATTATGGCGATCGACCCAATTGTGTCCGCTTTACAGGGGCAGGATGCCGACCACCGGGTCTTGGCCTTTGCTGATGACCTCTGTCTGCTTGCCGACAGTGCCCCTGCCCTTCAGCTAAAGGTCGAGGAAGCGCGAGCCGGGCTGGAACGCTTTGGTCTCAAGATCAATGCCAGCAAGTGCGCCTCCCTTCACCTTTCCGGACGACCACCCGTTGGCGTGCGGGACAGCGTTTTTACAATCCTTGGGGCTCCGATGAAGCCGCTAGCTGAAGGCGACGCGGCCGCGTTCCTTGGCGCCCAGGTGGGTTTCCATGTGATCCCCCACAAGTCCACACTAGCAGACATTACCGAGCTGGGACTCAAAATTGCAAGGAGCAAGCTAGCTCCATGGCAAAGGATTGACGCTctgaaaaccttttttttcccCTCTGCGGTCCACCTTCAACGTATGGGAACATTTGCAAAAACAGAGTGGAAAACAATAGACGACATATTACGCCCCGAAATCAAGGCTACCCTCAACCTCCCGCAAGAGGCATCGAACGATTACATATACGGTTCCACTCTGCGAGGCTGCTGCGGAATAACGAAGCTGGCTGAGGACTCTGACATTGCAGCCATAGATAGCGCCTTTAAGCTACTCACCTCCCCCGACGGACGAGTCACGAGGGAAGCGGTCGATCATGTGAGGAGCGTCACCTGCCGGAGGATTGGCCGAACTCCTTCCAACAGTGAGGTCGGTAGCTACCTATCAGGTGACAATGAAGGCCCCTTCCGAGATACCCGGGGCAGTGGAGTTGCCAGTGTATGGTCCCGCGCCCGCAACGCATCCGGGAGACTAGCCGCATCTTGGTCCCTGGATGGCCCCCCCTCCATCTCCCATGCGGGAACTACCTTGCGCGCGAAGCAGAGGAGGGAAGTCATGAAGACCATACGCGACCATTTCCGCATTGCGAGGGGCCAGGCGCTCATCGATAAACCGGACCAAGGCAGGGCCATAGAATGTGTAGCTGCGCACGCCGCGTCCAGCCACTTTCTCCGAGCGGGCGACTTCTGCCGATTTGCTGACTGGAGGTTCGTGCATAGGGCAAGGCTGAACCTGGTGCCGCTGAACGGGTCCTCGTCCTGGAGGACTGGTGACCGCCGATGTCGACGGTGTGGGAATAATATAGAAAGCCTCGCCCACGTTGTCAACCATTGCATGCGGTACACCAGCCTCTATATGGCCAGGCATAACTCTCTGGTGGCCAGGTTGAAGAAAGCAGCGGCCGGGAAATTCGAGGTCGTGTCTGAGAACCAGGTGATCGGCGTACAACGCCTCAGGCCCGACCTTGTGCTCAGAAAGGGCACCACAACACTAATCATTGATGCCACAGTACCCTTCGACAATAGAATCAAGGCGTTTGAGGAAGCTGCCGCTGAGAAAAAGGCCAAGTATGAGGATCTAAGGAAGGAGATCGCAAATGACCACCCTGGGGAAGTCTCAGTGTTTCCGTTCATTGTTGGCTCTTTGGGCTCATGGGATCCGAACAACGATGTGCTAGTGAGACAGCTTTGCAGCAGATCTTATGCGAAACTCTTGCGGAAGCTATGCGTCAGCGAAGTCATCGGATACTCTAGAGACGTCTTCACCGAACACATAAGTGGGGTCCGAGCAAGGCACGGCTGAGCTGGATCATTCGACCCACCGTCACCATCGTCATGCAGTTCACTATTACAACCTTTTGTCATTTCATAAGTAAAAAACCTCCGCTACTTGTACCCCCCCCATGTTTTTTGTCCTCCCCATGTCTGTATTCACCATaaacattaacaaataaataactctGTTCTTATCAGCTTAACGCCGATTAAACAGATCCAGCATAACATGCACCACGATCTTACCGGTCGCCCTTTATAAGTCGACCCCCGCGCTCTTTTTGTCTCTGTTTATTCTGTGTCTATGTAAATTGTCTGTATAATCAGTGTATGCTTATATTAATGTCTGTATTTGCGTGTTGAAAATGGCCTTTGCCTCCACTAGGCTTTGGTGCCTGGTCCGCCGGGTCACCGCGCCCTCGTGCTGAGCCAGCCTCCGGAAAttggaaaattgaaaaatttgaaatcacCCGGAGGTCGAAGTGAGGTCTAGGTCGTGCTCGACAAAGTGGCGTAACCCCACTATAAAAACTAAGTAGTAGCCGGCATCTACTAAAACTGCCCGTAGCGCAATCTACGTTAAAAATACGTGGGGTGGTGGCACACCTTAAACGCGGAGTCCCTCGCCCTGGAACCGGGCCATACTCCGCTGCCAAAACGTGGTGCAATACACGATAATCATACGGCGCAATACACGAATTAATAACACTTAGCTCCAATGCGGAGGACTACCCGCCAGACAACTGCGGCCACTCACTCCGGCTCTAGCCAGGTTGCGGGACCCTCCACCGACCAGGACGACACCACGGTGACAGGAAGGACGTCCACAAGTTCTACCAGTACGACCTCCTCCACCGACTACGAAGAAACCACAGTGACAGGAAGGACGCCCTCGACCTACACGACCACAACGCCAACTCCTATCCCAGCTGAGAGACGAGAGACGAGAGACGAGAGACGAGCAACGAACAGACGGAGCCCCCTCACTCGCACGCGACGCACCGGGATAAGCCAAATCGCAGGCCCGTCCACCCGTGCCGATGTCCCTATCGACTCCCCATCTAGGCTGCCAGTTCCTGCACGGACGACCACCGCGTCCCCGACGGTCAGAGCTGCGGCCCGTAAGCAGCCAACTCTATCCAACGGCGTACTATGTTTTTACTACCCGGCGCCTGGGACGCTGAAATGCCCGTTCAACGATTGCTCCGCCGAGTTTCGTGCTGAAGTCTGGACAGCTGCGAAGCAATCGGTCGCTCGCCATGTTCGTAGCCTCCATACACTAGACCCAGAGGCCATCCACGTCGACTGCACAGGATGCGGCGTGAGGCTAGGCCCGAGACCTGGCTCCCACAAATGCACAACCCAGATTGCCGATGATGTGGCGAGAGCAGGAAGATTTGCCTGTACAATCAACGGCTGCGAGAAATCCTATCCGTCGAAGCAGGGCCTGGCTAACCACACGGCCAACCACCGGCGTCAAGATGCTATCGCCGCAGCATCGGTCCCGATGCCTCGCCCCGCTACTAGGCAGAACCGGCGCGCGAACCCAGAGCCTGCACGTCATCGAGGCGGAGATGCACGCATCCCGGTAGCGCAGGCACCGGCCGATCCAAACCCCGCGGCATTGCCGAGGACCGAGGCGCCGTCCAACCGCATTCCGACAACAGGCGATGCAATGTCACCACCCGCTAACCCTGTCGCAGGTGGGTCATCAGCCGCAAGCAACCAGTCAACTGCTGCCACATGCACTCCACCATCGACGCGCAGGACCATCCTGACCCCTAGACGGTCACCGCGCCCCCGGCTACGCCCTACCACGACCACCTCCTCACTCCCAACAGAGGTCGTCGGCAGCCCAGAATTAGAACCGAATGTGAGCCCGAGAAGAACAGTTGCGCCCTCACATTATTCATCTCCGTCATCCACCGACACCAGTCCCATCCATGACTCCGAACCTGATATGGAGGATGAGGACGCCGTTAACGCGAGCCCCATGAGGGGCGACGACGACCTGCCCACTCATGGTGAAGCACTAATTCTATCACCCAACGATACCACACCGATACACGCATTCCTCCCTCAACTCCGTGCACTCGCCAGAGCCCCAACCACGGGGGCAACTTGGGACGAGTTTTGCGAGGTCATGGAGGGAGTGACCGCCTTGGCTGCCGCTACAGCCAAACTCCCAGTCAGGACAGAGGGGAGTACCAACAAGAGAGCGGCTGTAGACCCTGCCGACGCCCAGGGCATCCAGACACTCTACCGCAGAAACCGGCGCAGCGCAATACGAGCGATCATCTCTGGCGCGAACGTCCCGTGTGGTGCAGGGATCCGAGATGCCACAGACCACTTTACCGGAGTCTGGTCCCCCTCCACCTGTGACGCCACGATCTTCCCCCGTACGGATGGGCGCACTCCTGTCCCAACTGGGCCCTTCTCCGCGTGTGTTGTTGCAAAACGActgaaaaagtttgaaaacaCGGCCCCTGGCGACGACGGCCTCACGTATCATCATTGGAGACGCCTCGATCCGTCATGCAGTTTACTAACTGAAGTCATAAACACCTGTTTAAAACACCGCCGTGTCCCCCCCGCGTGGAAAAAGGCGGTGAcggttttaatttacaaaaaaggCGACCGGAGCGACCTGAACAACTGGAGGCCAATATCCCTGTGCCGGAC from the Acyrthosiphon pisum isolate AL4f chromosome X, pea_aphid_22Mar2018_4r6ur, whole genome shotgun sequence genome contains:
- the LOC107882187 gene encoding uncharacterized protein LOC107882187, yielding MKTIRDHYRIARGQALIDKPDQGRAMECVAAHAASSHFLRVGDFCRFADWRFVHRARLNLVPLNGSSSWRTGDRRCRRCGNNIENLAHVVNHCMRYTSLYMARHNSLVARLKKAAAGKKGTTTLIIDATVPFDNRIKAFEEAAAEKRAKYEDLRKEIANDHPGEVTGFPFIVGSLGSWDPTNDVLVRQLCSRSYAKLLWKLCVSEVIGYSRDAFTEHISGVRARHG
- the LOC107882189 gene encoding uncharacterized protein LOC107882189 produces the protein MAIDPIVSALQGQDADHRVLAFADDLCLLADSAPALQLKVEEARAGLERFGLKINASKCASLHLSGRPPVGVRDSVFTILGAPMKPLAEGDAAAFLGAQVGFHVIPHKSTLADITELGLKIARSKLAPWQRIDALKTFFFPSAVHLQRMGTFAKTEWKTIDDILRPEIKATLNLPQEASNDYIYGSTLRGCCGITKLAEDSDIAAIDSAFKLLTSPDGRVTREAVDHVRSVTCRRIGRTPSNSEVGSYLSGDNEGPFRDTRGSGVASVWSRARNASGRLAASWSLDGPPSISHAGTTLRAKQRREVMKTIRDHFRIARGQALIDKPDQGRAIECVAAHAASSHFLRAGDFCRFADWRFVHRARLNLVPLNGSSSWRTGDRRCRRCGNNIESLAHVVNHCMRYTSLYMARHNSLVARLKKAAAGKFEVVSENQVIGVQRLRPDLVLRKGTTTLIIDATVPFDNRIKAFEEAAAEKKAKYEDLRKEIANDHPGEVSVFPFIVGSLGSWDPNNDVLVRQLCSRSYAKLLRKLCVSEVIGYSRDVFTEHISGVRARHG